A genomic stretch from Sulfurihydrogenibium azorense Az-Fu1 includes:
- a CDS encoding peroxiredoxin, translated as MAKIIQNFELFNAEEKKVSLNQLLGEGKPIFVYIYPTDEKFRCNRSECPFKENLEKIASLGVIVVGISEDPIEVHRKFKSDYNITFELLSDPTLTVIKGLGAYEKVDVNGIEKEKIIRTGILVDEKGYIVKIWKPERIEESVDEIIEEIKKLKKI; from the coding sequence ATGGCAAAAATAATCCAAAATTTTGAGCTATTTAATGCAGAAGAAAAGAAAGTGTCTTTAAATCAACTTTTAGGGGAAGGTAAACCTATTTTCGTATACATATATCCAACAGATGAAAAGTTTAGATGTAACAGATCTGAATGCCCATTTAAAGAAAACTTAGAAAAAATAGCCTCTTTAGGAGTGATTGTTGTTGGAATAAGTGAAGACCCAATCGAAGTCCATAGAAAATTTAAATCAGATTACAATATAACATTTGAGCTTCTCTCAGATCCAACTTTAACAGTTATAAAAGGGTTAGGAGCATATGAGAAAGTTGACGTAAATGGAATAGAGAAAGAAAAGATAATAAGAACAGGAATACTTGTTGATGAAAAGGGTTATATAGTAAAAATTTGGAAACCAGAAAGAATAGAAGAGTCTGTTGATGAGATAATAGAAGAAATTAAAAAACTTAAAAAAATTTAA
- the fsa gene encoding fructose-6-phosphate aldolase, which translates to MKFFIDTADIEEIRKANSLGFLDGVTTNPTLIAKTKRPFMEVVKEILSEVPDKPVSLEVASTDYQGMVREGEKLAELGKNVVIKIPMTVEGLKAVKYFESKGIKTNVTLVFSPAQALLAMKLGASYISPFVGRLDDISHTGMDLIRQIKTIKENYCFKSEIIVASVRNPIHVLESAIIGADIATIPYNVISQLAKHPLTDIGLERFLKDWESVPEKPF; encoded by the coding sequence ATGAAGTTTTTCATTGATACAGCAGACATAGAAGAGATAAGAAAGGCAAACAGTTTAGGATTTTTAGATGGAGTTACCACAAACCCTACATTGATAGCAAAAACGAAAAGACCATTTATGGAGGTTGTTAAAGAAATTTTAAGTGAAGTTCCCGATAAACCCGTAAGCCTTGAAGTTGCAAGTACAGACTATCAAGGAATGGTAAGGGAAGGTGAAAAGTTAGCAGAACTTGGAAAAAATGTAGTAATAAAAATACCTATGACCGTCGAAGGGTTAAAAGCTGTAAAATACTTTGAGAGTAAAGGTATTAAAACAAATGTAACACTTGTTTTCTCACCGGCACAAGCACTACTAGCTATGAAACTTGGAGCTTCTTACATATCACCTTTTGTAGGTCGTTTAGATGATATAAGCCATACAGGAATGGATTTAATAAGACAGATAAAGACAATAAAAGAAAATTACTGCTTCAAATCAGAGATAATTGTAGCATCTGTTAGAAATCCGATACATGTTCTTGAATCTGCAATAATAGGAGCAGATATAGCCACTATACCTTACAACGTAATATCTCAACTTGCAAAACATCCTTTAACTGATATAGGATTAGAGAGATTCTTAAAAGACTGGGAAAGTGTACCAGAAAAACCTTTTTAA
- a CDS encoding M23 family metallopeptidase, translating to MRKLFVILFFIVVLGLAYFSGIINFSKPTVEYKGLNSIGSEGIVDIYVKDEKPGLKDVEIFLKQGNNVIKIYSKNLDGKKEEEIRLKVNPKSYGLFEGKAVLMVQAVDKSLLKNKTVLEREINIDLTPPVISILNYTQNMINGGTGFVFLQANEELKSVNVNVGDVNFKCLKINQTYVCPFSIPYHFESVKPIVLNASDYAGNTVNQGLKINVKWINYAKSILDIDDNFIQTKVKPLSDKDFNNPVDLFKYVNVEIRKRNEDLIHKKASECKNLKPTFEGEFTYLENSAKLGGFADYRKYRYNGQIIEGADAYHKGFDFASVKNADVKASNNGEVVFAGFLGIYGNSVIIDHGLCVYTLYSHLSQINVKEGQKVVKGQLIGKTGATGLAVGDHLHYGVLVNGIEVNPVEWFDIKWLNTRFYDVYKTVGGAR from the coding sequence ATGAGGAAGTTATTTGTAATCTTATTTTTTATAGTAGTCTTAGGTTTAGCTTACTTTAGCGGAATTATTAATTTTTCAAAACCGACAGTAGAATATAAAGGTTTAAATTCTATAGGTAGTGAAGGTATTGTTGATATTTATGTAAAAGATGAAAAACCGGGATTGAAAGATGTTGAAATCTTTTTAAAGCAAGGAAACAACGTCATAAAGATATACAGTAAAAATTTAGACGGTAAAAAAGAGGAAGAAATAAGATTAAAAGTAAATCCTAAAAGTTATGGTCTTTTTGAAGGAAAAGCAGTTTTGATGGTGCAAGCTGTAGATAAATCCTTACTTAAAAATAAAACTGTATTAGAAAGAGAGATTAACATTGACCTTACACCACCTGTTATCTCAATACTAAACTACACCCAAAATATGATTAACGGTGGAACTGGATTTGTTTTTCTCCAAGCAAACGAAGAACTAAAAAGTGTAAATGTTAACGTAGGTGATGTTAACTTTAAATGCTTAAAGATAAACCAAACATATGTCTGTCCTTTTAGTATTCCTTACCACTTTGAAAGTGTAAAACCTATAGTACTAAACGCATCAGACTACGCAGGAAACACTGTTAATCAAGGATTAAAAATAAATGTAAAATGGATTAACTATGCAAAATCTATCTTAGATATAGATGATAACTTTATACAAACAAAAGTAAAACCATTATCAGATAAAGACTTTAATAATCCAGTTGACCTTTTCAAATACGTAAACGTAGAAATTAGAAAAAGAAACGAAGATTTAATTCATAAAAAAGCATCAGAGTGTAAAAACTTAAAACCTACGTTTGAGGGAGAGTTTACATATTTAGAAAACTCGGCTAAACTTGGTGGTTTTGCTGATTATAGAAAGTATAGATACAACGGTCAGATAATAGAAGGAGCAGATGCATATCATAAAGGTTTTGACTTTGCTTCTGTAAAAAATGCAGACGTTAAAGCTTCTAATAATGGAGAAGTCGTTTTTGCAGGATTTTTAGGTATATATGGAAACAGCGTGATAATAGATCACGGTTTATGTGTCTATACTCTTTACTCCCACTTAAGCCAGATTAACGTTAAAGAGGGACAAAAAGTGGTAAAGGGACAACTTATAGGGAAAACAGGAGCTACTGGTTTAGCCGTAGGAGACCATTTACACTACGGAGTTTTGGTAAACGGTATAGAAGTAAACCCTGTAGAATGGTTTGATATAAAATGGTTAAACACAAGATTTTACGATGTATACAAAACAGTAGGAGGTGCAAGGTAG
- a CDS encoding 2-isopropylmalate synthase, translating to MEKLIIFDTTLRDGEQAPGFSMTVEEKVKMALQLEKLGVDVIEAGFAAASEGDFEAVKRVAEEVKNAIVCSLARALQSDIDKAGEALLAAENRRIHTFIATSPIHMQYKLKMTPDEVVERAVAAVKYALKYTDDVEFSAEDAFRSEREFLYRVFEAVIKAGAKTINVPDTVGYAIPEEFGQLIKDIKNNVPNIDKAVISVHCHNDLGLAVANSLAAVKNGARQVHATVNGIGERAGNAAVEEVVMAIKVRHDYFKGIYTTINTKEIYKTSRLLCRITGSFVQPNKAIVGDNAFAHEAGIHQHGILAHRETYEIMRAEDVGVPKSKIVLGKHSGRHAFKTRLQELGYTNLSDAEIDSLFLKFKKLADKKKEVFDEDIEALILEEFSFFENEVKVSYFHVVSGDNVIPSATVKIEKDGEEIISTASGDGPIDSVINAVEKAIGIKGKLLDYTIRSLSSGKDAMGEVRVLVKFDDTDYVASGKGTSTDIIEASLKAYVDAYNKYTARKAFLEKRISEGV from the coding sequence ATGGAAAAGTTAATTATATTTGATACAACTTTAAGAGATGGAGAGCAAGCTCCAGGGTTTTCTATGACTGTTGAAGAAAAAGTAAAGATGGCTTTACAACTTGAAAAGTTGGGAGTAGACGTTATTGAGGCAGGGTTTGCAGCTGCTTCAGAGGGAGACTTTGAAGCCGTAAAAAGAGTAGCAGAAGAAGTAAAAAACGCTATAGTTTGTTCATTAGCACGGGCATTACAATCTGATATAGATAAAGCTGGAGAAGCACTTTTAGCAGCTGAAAATAGAAGAATACATACATTTATAGCAACATCTCCAATTCATATGCAGTACAAATTGAAAATGACACCAGACGAAGTTGTAGAAAGAGCTGTTGCAGCTGTTAAATACGCTTTAAAATACACAGATGATGTTGAGTTTTCAGCAGAGGACGCTTTTAGGTCTGAGAGAGAGTTTTTATATAGGGTTTTTGAAGCTGTTATAAAAGCTGGAGCTAAAACTATAAATGTACCTGACACAGTAGGTTATGCCATTCCAGAAGAGTTTGGACAGCTTATAAAAGATATAAAAAATAATGTTCCAAATATAGATAAAGCTGTTATAAGTGTTCACTGTCATAACGACCTTGGTTTAGCAGTAGCAAACTCTTTGGCAGCTGTAAAAAATGGAGCAAGACAGGTTCACGCTACAGTTAACGGTATTGGAGAGAGAGCAGGAAACGCAGCTGTAGAAGAAGTAGTAATGGCTATAAAAGTTAGACACGATTACTTTAAAGGAATTTACACTACTATAAACACTAAAGAGATATACAAAACAAGTAGATTGCTCTGTAGAATTACAGGAAGTTTTGTCCAGCCAAACAAGGCAATCGTAGGGGACAACGCCTTTGCCCACGAAGCTGGAATACATCAACACGGAATATTAGCCCACAGAGAAACTTACGAAATAATGAGAGCTGAAGATGTAGGAGTACCTAAATCAAAAATAGTTCTTGGAAAACACTCAGGAAGACATGCATTTAAAACAAGACTTCAAGAGTTGGGATACACAAACCTATCAGATGCGGAGATAGACTCATTGTTTTTAAAGTTCAAAAAACTTGCAGACAAGAAAAAGGAAGTGTTTGATGAGGATATAGAAGCGTTGATATTAGAAGAGTTTTCATTCTTTGAAAACGAAGTTAAGGTTAGCTACTTCCATGTAGTAAGTGGAGACAACGTTATACCTTCTGCAACTGTAAAAATAGAAAAAGACGGAGAAGAGATAATATCTACAGCTTCGGGTGATGGGCCTATAGACAGCGTAATTAACGCTGTAGAAAAGGCAATAGGTATAAAAGGTAAACTCTTAGATTATACAATAAGATCTTTATCTTCTGGTAAAGATGCTATGGGAGAAGTTAGAGTGTTGGTTAAGTTTGATGATACAGATTACGTTGCTTCTGGAAAGGGAACATCAACAGACATTATAGAAGCAAGTTTAAAAGCTTACGTCGACGCTTACAATAAATACACTGCAAGAAAGGCATTTTTAGAAAAGAGGATATCTGAAGGAGTGTAG
- a CDS encoding Sec-independent protein translocase subunit TatA/TatB has protein sequence MGSIGLPELLIIFGILVLLFGAKKLPEIGRGLGEGIRSFKQAFSGEEKKEEEKVIKPKEVEAEVVKKEKVEEKT, from the coding sequence ATGGGTTCAATAGGATTACCAGAGTTACTTATTATATTTGGAATACTTGTTTTACTCTTTGGAGCCAAAAAACTTCCAGAGATAGGAAGAGGTTTAGGCGAAGGTATAAGAAGTTTCAAGCAGGCTTTTTCAGGTGAAGAAAAGAAAGAAGAAGAAAAAGTGATTAAACCAAAAGAAGTAGAAGCTGAGGTGGTAAAAAAAGAAAAAGTAGAAGAAAAAACTTAA